The Nerophis lumbriciformis linkage group LG05, RoL_Nlum_v2.1, whole genome shotgun sequence genome contains a region encoding:
- the LOC133606875 gene encoding uncharacterized protein: MHIKTGTWEASNTVCESDSLCDPAVLVSTTNSEPHIRNRRLSPGSGNCGGGGGGCIAGGDQQTRQLLPDANHAHTFSFRREKERKGQPHKGRGLRREIQKGLSRPPKAPQKERWVEDSLSLLKPPPAFPVQDSPAKLQPAVSYASKVKAKTAGGILEEDRPAIGVLLQNQWGLSFISETRPAPEGSNHPAADSPPHTPASVAAPLDALVAVPTPEETPSPFATSAAPPSHPDVNNGELLLSCRHLMEALNFHNREWNAICNKQKKDPTRVVWYKDFQEHPA, from the exons ATGCATATCAAGACGG GTACATGGGAAGCTAGCAACACCGTGTGTGAGTCCGATTCCCTGTGCGACCCGGCAGTCCTCGTTTCAACCACCAACTCGGAGCCGCACATTCGAAACCGACGCCTGTCCCCCGGCTCTGGTAACtgtggtggcggcggcggcggctgcATCGCCGGAGGGGACCAACAGACGCGGCAGCTCTTGCCCGACGCCAACCACGCGCACACCTTCAGTTTCCGCCGGGAAAAGGAGCGCAAGGGCCAGCCGCACAAGGGCCGCGGTCTTCGCCGGGAGATCCAGAAGGGGCTGAGCCGGCCCCCCAAGGCGCCGCAGAAAGAGAGGTGGGTGGAGGACAGTCTGTCACTGCTCAAGCCCCCGCCCGCCTTCCCGGTGCAGGACAGCCCCGCCAAGCTGCAGCCGGCCGTCAGCTACGCCTCCAAGGTTAAGGCCAAAACCGCCGGCGGCATTCTGGAGGAGGACCGCCCCGCCATCGGCGTTCTGCTACAGAACCAATGGGGTCTCAGCTTCATCAGCGAGACCAGGCCCGCGCCAGAGGGCTCCAACCATCCCGCCGCCGACTCCCCCCCACACACGCCGGCGTCAGTAGCGGCGCCGTTAGACGCACTCGTCGCAGTGCCCACTCCCGAAGAAACCCCCAGTCCCTTCGCTACCTCCGCCGCCCCGCCTTCACATCCCGACGTGAACAACGGGGAGCTGCTGCTTAGTTGTCGCCACCTCATGGAGGCTTTGAACTTTCACAATAGAG AATGGAACGCAATctgcaacaaacaaaaaaaag